A single genomic interval of uncultured Desulfobulbus sp. harbors:
- a CDS encoding HDOD domain-containing protein, with the protein MKNQEKIFSQLKKSLDSEYGGLPIFSAVSVRIQLELIKDEPDLKLIEQLIIDDQSLSSNILKLANSSLYSGLVQIRTVRNAIIRLGMAEIMHFVCIDINNNLFSSPDKQIDELMKKLWSHSVACAYGAALLTTLIETEVVREEAFSAGLFHDIGKLLILKVIEKKKKFYKVLDMPEEDLLESIAKLHAKHGQLLMERMRLPAMYPPIARDHHSKNFDEDNHLLLIVRVANLICHKLSIGIVEEPDLDIMATKEVSLLKLTKPIILRVQHFLRHNQTIAELIEGPKADNDTPPAAAEN; encoded by the coding sequence GGTACGGATACAGCTTGAGCTCATTAAAGATGAGCCGGATTTAAAATTGATTGAACAACTCATCATTGATGACCAATCACTCTCCAGTAATATACTCAAGCTCGCCAACTCCTCCCTGTATTCAGGACTCGTCCAAATAAGGACTGTGCGTAATGCAATAATCCGATTGGGCATGGCTGAGATCATGCATTTTGTCTGCATTGATATCAACAACAATCTGTTTTCCTCTCCTGACAAACAAATTGATGAGTTGATGAAAAAGCTCTGGTCGCATTCAGTTGCATGTGCCTATGGAGCTGCATTACTGACGACCCTGATTGAGACCGAGGTAGTCCGCGAGGAGGCCTTTTCCGCCGGTCTTTTTCACGATATCGGCAAACTCCTTATCCTCAAGGTGATCGAAAAGAAAAAGAAGTTCTACAAGGTGCTCGACATGCCCGAAGAGGACCTGTTGGAATCGATAGCCAAACTGCATGCCAAACATGGACAACTCCTCATGGAGCGGATGAGGCTGCCTGCCATGTATCCGCCCATCGCCAGAGATCACCACAGCAAAAATTTCGACGAGGATAACCACCTCTTGCTGATCGTGCGTGTCGCCAATCTGATCTGCCATAAGCTCAGCATCGGAATTGTCGAGGAGCCGGATCTTGACATCATGGCGACCAAGGAGGTTTCACTGCTGAAGCTGACCAAACCCATCATTTTGCGTGTGCAGCATTTCCTTCGCCATAACCAGACCATTGCCGAGCTTATCGAAGGCCCAAAGGCTGACAACGACACGCCACCCGCCGCAGCAGAGAATTAA
- a CDS encoding TetR family transcriptional regulator, with protein sequence MKTTQAGGSTQVSTREKIIQAAVELFAEKGLDATSMRDITNQAGVNLAAINYHFGSKKGLIAEVFSTNLDPLNTARLARLDQLVHEQNTPSLEAVLDAFIGPVVQYYLDAPKGNNAFMRLMSRCLNEPSSHIEHVKHHFDPLMERFEAVFTRALPDHSPTEIFWGLHFTIGTVHHTLAVLSQLQHLPHCPEEPIIGEHVAQYLIAYTAAGMRAQHLPPNHSPSVI encoded by the coding sequence ATGAAAACGACTCAGGCCGGGGGGTCAACACAAGTTTCCACCAGGGAAAAAATCATCCAGGCAGCCGTGGAGCTTTTTGCCGAAAAAGGGCTGGATGCGACTTCAATGCGTGACATCACCAACCAGGCAGGGGTGAATCTGGCGGCAATCAATTACCACTTCGGGTCAAAAAAGGGCCTCATCGCCGAGGTTTTCTCCACCAATCTCGATCCGCTCAATACCGCACGGCTCGCCCGCCTGGATCAACTTGTCCATGAGCAGAACACTCCCTCACTTGAAGCGGTACTCGATGCCTTTATTGGCCCGGTGGTCCAGTATTATCTGGACGCGCCCAAGGGAAACAACGCTTTCATGCGCCTGATGAGCCGGTGTTTGAACGAACCGTCAAGCCATATCGAGCACGTCAAGCACCATTTCGATCCCCTGATGGAGCGCTTCGAGGCCGTCTTTACCCGGGCCCTGCCGGATCACAGCCCCACGGAGATCTTCTGGGGGCTGCACTTCACCATTGGCACTGTCCACCACACCCTCGCCGTGCTCAGCCAGTTGCAGCATCTGCCCCACTGCCCTGAAGAACCCATTATCGGGGAACATGTCGCCCAATACCTGATCGCCTATACCGCAGCCGGCATGCGAGCCCAGCATCTCCCTCCGAACCATTCACCATCAGTCATCTAG